The following are from one region of the Sphingomonas sp. J315 genome:
- a CDS encoding acyl-CoA dehydrogenase family protein — MPYLYSDEQNQIREEVRRTLSGTADPATLRGLLETSGQYDEGYWRTARDMGWTAMNVAEADGGLGLSLVETMIVAEETGRVLAGAPFLATGFAAAHALKLGDQPELLGALASGQKIVALAFSEGNEPLPLGPAVAIGPDGRVAGEKTAVLGGAVADVALILCHDAGGVPAIALIDLNSAGVTRAPIASIDNSRCLATLSFDGAAATVLRLNDAALVARQCLARFALHLASEAVGGIEACLKLAADYANQRQAFGQAIGKFQAVKHAISEIYVANELARASVLDAAVRLENADDDAEAYVAAARLNAIHGYDYAAAASTQVHGGIGVTWEAEPHLHYRRARSLALEAGGATYWEDRIASYLEAA; from the coding sequence ATGCCCTATCTCTATTCCGACGAGCAGAACCAGATCCGCGAAGAAGTACGCCGCACGCTGTCCGGCACGGCCGATCCGGCGACACTACGCGGGTTGCTCGAGACCAGCGGCCAATATGATGAAGGCTATTGGCGAACGGCGCGCGACATGGGCTGGACCGCCATGAATGTCGCCGAGGCCGATGGCGGTTTGGGGCTCTCGCTGGTCGAGACCATGATCGTGGCCGAAGAAACCGGGCGGGTACTGGCAGGCGCGCCGTTTCTGGCAACCGGCTTCGCCGCGGCGCACGCGCTCAAGCTCGGCGATCAGCCCGAATTGCTCGGCGCGCTTGCCAGCGGCCAGAAGATCGTGGCCCTTGCCTTCAGTGAAGGAAACGAGCCGCTTCCCCTCGGCCCTGCTGTGGCAATCGGGCCCGACGGCCGCGTTGCCGGGGAGAAGACCGCGGTTCTGGGCGGCGCCGTCGCCGATGTGGCATTGATCCTGTGCCACGACGCGGGCGGCGTCCCGGCGATTGCGCTGATCGACCTCAACAGCGCCGGCGTGACCCGCGCGCCCATCGCCAGCATCGACAACAGCCGCTGCCTCGCCACCTTGTCGTTCGACGGCGCGGCCGCAACGGTGCTGCGGTTGAACGACGCAGCGCTGGTCGCCCGGCAATGCCTCGCGCGGTTCGCGCTGCACCTGGCATCGGAGGCGGTCGGCGGCATCGAAGCCTGCCTGAAACTGGCGGCGGACTATGCCAATCAGCGCCAGGCATTCGGCCAGGCGATCGGCAAGTTCCAGGCGGTGAAGCACGCCATCTCGGAAATCTATGTCGCGAACGAACTGGCGCGCGCGTCGGTGCTCGATGCGGCGGTACGGCTCGAGAATGCCGATGACGATGCCGAAGCCTATGTCGCGGCAGCGCGGCTGAACGCGATCCATGGCTATGACTATGCCGCCGCAGCGTCCACCCAGGTCCATGGCGGGATCGGCGTGACCTGGGAGGCCGAGCCGCACCTCCACTATCGCCGTGCACGCAGCCTCGCGCTGGAGGCGGGCGGCGCGACCTATTGGGAAGACCGCATCGCCAGCTATCTGGAGGCCGCATAA
- a CDS encoding aldo/keto reductase, whose amino-acid sequence MARSTSGLNFFDTADVYHRGESETLFGRALGKRRGEAVIATKVGMRMDQGLQNAGLSARHIHGSIDASLSRIGTDWVDVFICHRPDPLTPLHETLTALDAVVRAGKARYIGFSNWPAWLAAKAIAMQQANGLARFVTGQMYYSLIARDIEQEYVPLALDAGIGTMVWSPLSSGFLSGKYTRDDPGGQNGRLASMDLLPFDREQGHRIVDALKQIADARGVPVAAVALAWVLERPAVATAIIGFSSEEQFDANLAATDLELTAAERTALDTVSAPAIPYPQNFIARFESDARAQAIL is encoded by the coding sequence ATCGCGCGCTCGACCTCGGGACTCAATTTCTTCGACACCGCCGACGTCTATCATCGGGGCGAGTCAGAGACGCTGTTCGGACGGGCGCTCGGCAAGCGGCGCGGCGAAGCGGTGATCGCCACCAAGGTCGGCATGAGGATGGATCAGGGCCTGCAGAATGCCGGTCTCTCCGCCCGGCATATCCATGGATCGATCGATGCCAGCCTGTCGCGCATCGGGACCGACTGGGTCGACGTCTTTATCTGCCACCGCCCCGATCCGCTGACCCCGCTGCACGAGACGCTCACCGCGCTCGATGCCGTGGTTCGCGCGGGCAAGGCGCGCTATATCGGCTTTTCCAACTGGCCGGCCTGGCTCGCCGCCAAGGCGATCGCGATGCAACAGGCGAACGGGCTGGCCCGGTTCGTGACCGGGCAGATGTATTATTCACTCATCGCCCGCGACATCGAGCAGGAATATGTGCCGCTCGCGCTGGACGCGGGGATCGGGACGATGGTGTGGAGTCCGCTATCGAGCGGGTTCCTCTCCGGCAAATACACGCGCGATGATCCCGGGGGACAGAATGGCCGGCTGGCTTCGATGGACCTGCTGCCCTTCGACCGGGAGCAGGGTCACCGCATCGTCGATGCGCTGAAGCAGATCGCCGATGCGCGTGGGGTTCCGGTTGCTGCGGTCGCGCTTGCCTGGGTGCTGGAGCGGCCCGCCGTCGCAACCGCCATCATCGGTTTCAGTTCTGAAGAACAGTTCGACGCCAACCTCGCCGCCACCGATCTGGAGCTGACCGCCGCCGAGCGCACCGCGCTCGATACGGTATCGGCGCCGGCAATCCCCTATCCCCAAAACTTCATCGCGCGGTTCGAGTCCGATGCGCGCGCGCAGGCGATCCTATGA
- a CDS encoding MFS transporter gives MNEEADGTRKDSGTFQPLVHRNFREIWLASLMSNLALLITGVGAAWAMTLLTDSAQMVALVQSALMLPFLFLAMPAGAIADSYDRRRVAILAMGGAALSNLLLLGVALSGLLTPWLLLALCFLVGIFNTIFTPSWQSAVSEQVPAEDLPRAVALNAISFNIARSFGPALGGAIVAAIGAAAAFAASVLLYVPMIAAFWRWKRVPDTPRLPPERVGGAIVSGIQYIGHSGAMRAVIVRSFLYCAGASSVAGLLPLISKLHLQGGPLVFGLLLACYGGGAVIGGVFLQRLRSMLGHSPTENGVALTAAAIIALAFAGSLWVAAPILIFLGAVWTQALTTLNVAVQTGAPRWVSGRALAGFQATAAGGFALGSWVWGYVVEESSLTAAMIASGVALMAFSIAGRLMKSPEDIPNPAAARYDPADPEIDLALTGRSGPIAIQVVHIVPEEDARGFYDIMLEIRRIRRRNGASAWSLARDIADARRWIERFHCPTWHDYLRHRTRLTAEELGLLSVIAERYGENGQLRMTRLLERPVGSVRWQADTPDRGELPAALAP, from the coding sequence GTGAACGAAGAAGCTGATGGCACCAGGAAGGACAGCGGCACCTTCCAGCCGCTCGTCCATCGCAATTTTCGCGAGATATGGCTCGCCAGCCTGATGTCGAACCTGGCGCTGCTGATCACCGGCGTCGGTGCAGCCTGGGCGATGACGCTGCTGACGGACAGCGCGCAGATGGTGGCGCTGGTCCAGTCCGCGCTGATGCTGCCCTTTCTGTTCCTGGCAATGCCGGCGGGCGCGATCGCCGACAGCTATGACCGGCGCAGGGTGGCCATCCTTGCGATGGGGGGCGCCGCCTTGTCCAACCTGCTGCTCCTTGGCGTGGCCCTATCGGGCCTGCTCACGCCCTGGCTGTTGCTGGCGCTGTGTTTTCTGGTCGGCATCTTCAACACCATTTTCACGCCCTCCTGGCAGTCGGCAGTCTCCGAACAGGTGCCGGCCGAGGATCTGCCGCGCGCGGTCGCCCTCAACGCGATCAGCTTCAACATCGCGCGCAGCTTCGGGCCGGCGCTGGGCGGCGCGATCGTCGCCGCCATCGGCGCGGCAGCGGCATTCGCGGCATCGGTGCTGCTCTATGTGCCGATGATCGCCGCCTTCTGGCGCTGGAAGCGCGTGCCGGACACGCCGCGCCTGCCGCCGGAGCGCGTGGGCGGAGCGATCGTCTCGGGGATCCAGTATATTGGACATTCAGGGGCGATGCGCGCGGTGATCGTGCGCAGTTTCCTCTATTGCGCAGGGGCGTCGTCGGTCGCGGGATTGCTGCCATTGATCTCGAAGCTCCATCTTCAGGGCGGCCCGCTCGTCTTTGGCCTGCTGCTTGCCTGCTATGGCGGCGGTGCGGTGATCGGTGGCGTGTTCCTGCAGCGGCTGCGCAGCATGCTGGGACACAGCCCGACCGAGAATGGCGTTGCCCTGACGGCGGCGGCGATCATTGCCCTGGCCTTTGCAGGGTCGCTTTGGGTAGCGGCGCCGATCCTGATCTTCCTGGGGGCGGTCTGGACGCAGGCGCTGACCACGCTGAATGTCGCGGTTCAGACGGGCGCGCCGCGCTGGGTCTCGGGACGGGCGCTCGCAGGCTTTCAGGCGACGGCGGCGGGAGGTTTTGCGCTCGGCAGCTGGGTGTGGGGCTATGTCGTGGAGGAATCGTCGCTGACGGCGGCGATGATCGCATCGGGTGTCGCGTTGATGGCCTTCTCGATTGCCGGGCGCTTGATGAAATCGCCTGAGGATATCCCTAACCCTGCCGCCGCACGATACGATCCGGCCGACCCCGAGATCGACCTCGCGCTAACCGGGCGTAGCGGCCCGATCGCCATCCAGGTCGTGCATATCGTGCCCGAAGAAGATGCGCGCGGCTTCTATGACATCATGCTGGAAATCCGTCGCATCCGTCGCCGCAACGGGGCCAGCGCCTGGTCGCTTGCGCGCGATATTGCTGACGCGCGCCGCTGGATCGAGCGATTCCACTGCCCGACCTGGCATGACTATCTTCGCCATCGCACCCGCCTGACCGCCGAGGAGCTCGGGCTACTGAGCGTTATCGCGGAACGCTATGGCGAGAATGGTCAGCTTCGCATGACCAGGCTCCTCGAGCGGCCGGTCGGGTCGGTGCGTTGGCAGGCCGACACGCCTGATCGGGGCGAGCTTCCCGCCGCGCTCGCCCCCTGA
- a CDS encoding Zn-ribbon domain-containing OB-fold protein — protein sequence MNGPVRPLPAVDGDNRPFWTGGRDGLLMIARCADCGYHVHPPTRFCPACESRAVAPQAVSGRGRVYSFTVNYKAWVPDLPVPYVLALVELDEQAGLRLPANIVGCDPDDVEIGMAVSVRFETVEDLHVPLFGPAA from the coding sequence ATGAACGGCCCTGTTCGGCCACTGCCCGCGGTCGATGGCGATAACCGGCCTTTCTGGACCGGCGGTCGCGATGGGCTGCTGATGATCGCGCGTTGCGCCGATTGCGGCTATCATGTGCATCCACCGACGCGCTTCTGCCCGGCTTGCGAAAGCCGCGCAGTCGCGCCGCAAGCCGTGTCGGGACGCGGGCGGGTCTATAGCTTCACCGTCAACTACAAGGCCTGGGTACCGGACTTGCCAGTGCCCTATGTGCTGGCGCTGGTCGAACTCGACGAGCAGGCGGGTCTGCGGTTGCCGGCGAATATCGTCGGCTGCGACCCGGACGATGTCGAGATCGGGATGGCGGTCTCGGTGCGGTTCGAGACGGTCGAAGATCTCCATGTGCCGCTGTTCGGGCCTGCGGCATGA
- a CDS encoding MFS transporter, with product MTETPKRLPRHVMLALAGPSIPLAALSLPLVVYLPAYYSGTLGLDLAMVGTVFMVVRLLDIGFDPFIGGVMDRVKTRFGRYRPWLAIAAPIIMLSMGMLFMARPGVGPLYLTGWLLMAYAGWSIMTLAQLALAANVSPDYHERSRIYGWWQIAFSIGMIGAMLMPKLVGIAGITGQAASMAAMAWLVIVLAPVMVTITLALVRERPVVAERQGGGLRDYFEMMRNRTVQRLLACEALLGITGGATSTLALFYFTRTKGLDAADLGLLFIVHAIAGMALTPLWSRMAIAIGKHNALAVAALVYAAGQAAIWAVPAGQLVLLLLAQGIVGIAYGGSSLLPRAMIADVSDEERLRTRQERTGLLYALLIGVWKIGQAVSVGLMFWALSLFAFDPAPGAANAASAMTGLQILYIGLPILLCFAAAWVAFRYPLTAARHAEIRLELERIDASPLSA from the coding sequence ATGACTGAAACGCCCAAACGTTTGCCCCGCCATGTGATGCTCGCGCTTGCCGGACCCAGCATTCCGCTGGCAGCGCTCAGTCTTCCTTTGGTCGTCTATCTCCCTGCTTATTATTCCGGTACGCTCGGGCTGGACCTCGCGATGGTCGGCACGGTGTTCATGGTCGTCCGCCTGCTCGATATCGGGTTCGATCCGTTTATCGGCGGGGTGATGGACCGAGTGAAGACCCGGTTCGGGCGCTATCGCCCGTGGCTGGCCATCGCCGCGCCCATCATCATGCTCTCAATGGGCATGTTGTTCATGGCGCGACCGGGTGTCGGTCCGCTCTACCTCACCGGCTGGTTGCTGATGGCCTATGCCGGGTGGTCGATCATGACGCTGGCGCAGCTCGCCCTCGCCGCCAATGTCTCGCCAGACTATCATGAACGCTCCCGCATCTATGGCTGGTGGCAGATCGCCTTCTCGATCGGCATGATCGGTGCGATGCTCATGCCCAAGCTTGTCGGCATAGCCGGCATCACCGGGCAGGCGGCAAGCATGGCGGCGATGGCCTGGCTGGTGATCGTTCTTGCGCCCGTCATGGTCACCATCACGCTGGCGCTGGTCCGCGAACGTCCCGTGGTGGCCGAACGCCAGGGCGGCGGACTGCGCGACTATTTCGAGATGATGCGCAACCGCACCGTTCAGCGCCTGCTTGCCTGCGAGGCATTGCTCGGAATTACCGGCGGCGCGACATCGACGCTGGCGCTGTTCTACTTCACGCGGACCAAGGGGCTGGACGCGGCCGATCTGGGTCTGTTGTTCATCGTTCATGCCATCGCCGGCATGGCCTTGACGCCGCTCTGGTCGCGGATGGCCATTGCGATCGGCAAGCATAATGCGCTGGCCGTCGCCGCGCTGGTCTATGCGGCCGGTCAGGCGGCGATCTGGGCGGTACCGGCCGGACAGCTTGTCCTGCTGCTGCTGGCCCAGGGCATCGTCGGCATCGCCTATGGCGGCTCGTCGTTGCTGCCCCGCGCGATGATCGCCGATGTCAGCGACGAGGAGCGGCTTCGTACGCGGCAGGAACGGACCGGATTGCTCTACGCGCTGCTGATCGGGGTCTGGAAGATCGGCCAGGCCGTGTCCGTCGGCCTGATGTTCTGGGCGCTGTCGCTGTTCGCATTCGACCCCGCGCCCGGCGCCGCCAACGCCGCGTCGGCAATGACGGGCCTGCAGATCCTCTATATCGGCCTGCCGATCCTCTTGTGCTTCGCGGCTGCATGGGTCGCCTTCCGTTATCCGCTCACCGCGGCCCGTCATGCCGAAATCCGGCTCGAACTGGAGCGTATCGATGCATCACCCCTCAGCGCCTGA
- a CDS encoding cupin domain-containing protein → MCRAEQFAWKRGDAFCLPGGEPVEHLAAQDAILLQVTNEPELAYLRAAPGDAAIEPTLFPGEIAEQHLHNVHGRNSEQRAAGKSVVFLTAMMASRRVTTPTLLSALNTLEPGGDQRPHRHSSVALTLSIQGEGVYSMVDGERIDWAPDTLFVTPPGAVHSHHNRGDKMMLSYVVQDTGLHSQLRTTNFAWTE, encoded by the coding sequence GTGTGCCGGGCCGAACAATTTGCGTGGAAGCGCGGCGATGCATTCTGCCTGCCCGGCGGTGAGCCGGTCGAGCATCTGGCAGCGCAGGATGCGATCCTGCTGCAGGTGACCAACGAGCCCGAGCTCGCCTATCTGCGGGCCGCGCCGGGCGACGCCGCGATCGAGCCGACGCTGTTTCCCGGCGAGATCGCCGAACAGCATCTCCACAACGTCCATGGCCGCAACAGCGAACAGCGCGCGGCGGGCAAGTCCGTCGTGTTCCTCACCGCGATGATGGCGAGCCGCCGTGTCACGACGCCGACCCTGCTCTCGGCGCTCAACACGCTGGAGCCCGGCGGCGACCAGCGGCCGCATCGTCACAGCTCGGTTGCGCTGACGCTGAGCATCCAGGGCGAGGGCGTCTATTCGATGGTCGATGGCGAGCGCATCGACTGGGCGCCCGATACGCTGTTCGTCACCCCGCCCGGCGCGGTGCATTCGCACCATAACCGGGGAGACAAGATGATGCTGAGCTATGTCGTGCAGGATACCGGCCTTCACAGCCAGCTGCGTACCACCAACTTTGCATGGACGGAGTGA
- a CDS encoding MFS transporter has product MHHPSAPEPSRGQTLAEWRTGWALVVAACCGVALGSVQIYATGVFVAPLEAEFGWSRADISAALMAPALLGVLLSPLFGIFIDRWGARRMAIPGTIMVCATTASLSLAGPSIYSWWALWAVFGVATLFLKPTIWSTAVSSHFSAGRGLALAVMLSGTGLAQACLPTITRLLIDGLGWRGAYLALGTGFALVVVPVLWFFFHDARFERDGSGKKISDAVTGYTLREGVRTRQFWQLLLTAIIITGVIVGFVFHLVPLLSEMGLSRANATYAAGIAGIFSIIGRLGVGFMLDRLPGPPVGAISVALPIIAAALLLAFPGSVPMAIVAIAFLGLCIGGEYDSVIYLSTRYFGMRSFGSLFGWITSALLAGVGLGPWIAGTIRDATGAYDLFLWIVIPLAGLSAVLLGTLGRYPDHGPAA; this is encoded by the coding sequence ATGCATCACCCCTCAGCGCCTGAACCCTCGCGCGGTCAAACGCTTGCTGAATGGCGAACCGGCTGGGCGCTGGTCGTCGCAGCCTGTTGCGGCGTCGCGCTGGGCAGTGTTCAGATCTATGCGACCGGTGTGTTCGTGGCCCCGCTCGAAGCGGAGTTCGGCTGGTCGCGCGCGGACATATCGGCGGCGCTGATGGCGCCCGCGCTCCTTGGCGTATTGTTGTCGCCCCTGTTCGGGATCTTCATCGACCGATGGGGTGCACGGCGGATGGCGATCCCCGGCACGATCATGGTCTGTGCCACCACCGCCTCGCTGTCGCTTGCGGGTCCCTCGATCTACAGCTGGTGGGCGCTGTGGGCCGTGTTCGGCGTCGCCACGCTCTTCCTGAAGCCGACGATATGGTCGACCGCGGTATCGTCGCATTTCTCGGCCGGGCGCGGGCTGGCGCTGGCGGTCATGCTGTCGGGCACTGGCCTTGCGCAGGCGTGCCTGCCGACGATCACCCGGCTGCTGATCGACGGCCTGGGCTGGCGAGGCGCATATCTTGCGCTAGGCACCGGTTTTGCCCTGGTTGTCGTCCCCGTGCTCTGGTTCTTCTTCCACGACGCGCGCTTCGAACGGGATGGCAGCGGCAAGAAGATTTCCGATGCCGTCACCGGGTACACGCTGCGCGAAGGCGTCCGCACGCGGCAGTTCTGGCAGCTCCTGCTTACGGCGATCATCATCACCGGCGTGATCGTCGGCTTTGTCTTTCATCTCGTGCCGTTGCTGTCGGAAATGGGGCTGAGCCGCGCGAACGCGACCTATGCCGCCGGGATCGCCGGCATCTTCTCGATCATCGGACGGCTGGGGGTGGGGTTCATGCTGGACCGGCTGCCCGGGCCGCCGGTCGGCGCCATCAGCGTTGCGTTGCCGATCATCGCCGCAGCGCTGCTGCTCGCCTTTCCTGGCTCGGTTCCGATGGCAATCGTCGCCATCGCGTTTCTCGGCCTGTGTATCGGTGGCGAATATGATTCGGTGATCTATCTCTCCACGCGCTATTTCGGGATGCGCAGCTTCGGCAGCCTGTTCGGCTGGATCACGTCCGCGCTGCTCGCAGGCGTCGGGCTGGGACCGTGGATCGCGGGAACGATTCGCGACGCCACCGGCGCCTATGACTTGTTCCTGTGGATCGTCATTCCGCTGGCCGGTCTCTCCGCGGTGCTGCTTGGTACCTTGGGCCGATATCCGGACCATGGCCCGGCAGCCTGA
- a CDS encoding SDR family oxidoreductase, producing the protein MRNSRILVTGGGSGLGKEIARSCVALGATVYLCGRRSSVLEEAAAELGTGAIPIVCDIKSSEAIEAMLDTIWASGPLTGLVNNAAGNFLARTEDLSMRGFDAIADIVFKGTFQMTQACGKRWLAGGTKGSVVSILATWVWNGSPFAVPSAMSKAGVHVMTQSLAVEWGGRGIRLNAICPGPFETEGASARLNPTGDSRFGWNPMGRHGTPQELGNLAIFLLAPGAEFINGQTIAIDGAAWQGTGQNFSALTEWSDAQWADAKAAARGIDARDKAARG; encoded by the coding sequence TTGCGGAATTCCCGTATCCTCGTCACCGGCGGGGGCAGCGGCCTGGGCAAGGAGATCGCGCGGTCCTGCGTCGCGCTCGGCGCAACCGTCTATCTGTGCGGCCGCCGTTCCTCGGTGCTGGAGGAAGCCGCGGCGGAACTGGGGACGGGCGCGATCCCGATCGTGTGCGACATCAAGTCGTCCGAGGCGATCGAGGCGATGCTCGATACGATCTGGGCCAGCGGTCCGCTTACCGGACTCGTCAACAACGCCGCCGGAAATTTCCTTGCCCGGACGGAGGACCTGTCGATGCGCGGGTTCGATGCCATCGCCGACATCGTGTTCAAGGGCACGTTCCAGATGACGCAAGCGTGCGGCAAGCGATGGCTCGCCGGCGGAACCAAGGGGTCGGTCGTGTCGATCCTGGCGACCTGGGTGTGGAACGGATCGCCCTTCGCGGTGCCCTCGGCCATGTCGAAGGCCGGGGTTCATGTCATGACGCAAAGCCTGGCGGTGGAATGGGGCGGGCGCGGCATCCGGCTCAATGCGATTTGCCCCGGCCCGTTCGAGACCGAAGGGGCCAGCGCGCGCCTCAATCCCACAGGCGACAGCCGCTTCGGCTGGAACCCGATGGGGCGGCACGGCACGCCGCAGGAACTGGGCAATCTGGCCATATTCCTGCTCGCGCCGGGCGCCGAGTTCATCAACGGGCAGACCATCGCGATCGACGGGGCCGCCTGGCAAGGCACGGGACAGAATTTCTCGGCATTGACCGAGTGGAGCGACGCGCAATGGGCGGACGCCAAGGCTGCTGCCCGCGGGATCGATGCGCGCGACAAGGCCGCGCGCGGCTGA
- a CDS encoding carboxymuconolactone decarboxylase family protein, translated as MPVIAPLPMEEIDAESRARIAAGQATGMYSQTLPLQVMARAPAALRAMDEGYKAMFRRSLLDDRLRELLRIRSAQLNGCGPCSQSRKETDVAESDVACLIDPDAGSYSRRERLALQFLVRLCTEPDAITPATYVELAEAFSVAEIVELGWTCAQTMAGHRFMHTLDLLGDGEAVLG; from the coding sequence ATGCCGGTGATCGCCCCGTTGCCGATGGAAGAGATCGATGCCGAGAGCCGCGCGCGGATCGCCGCCGGTCAGGCGACGGGCATGTACAGCCAGACGCTACCGCTTCAGGTCATGGCGCGTGCGCCCGCCGCGTTGCGCGCGATGGACGAGGGGTACAAGGCGATGTTCCGCCGGTCGCTGCTGGATGACCGGCTACGCGAGCTGCTTCGCATCCGCAGCGCCCAGCTCAACGGATGCGGACCCTGCTCGCAATCGCGCAAGGAGACGGACGTCGCCGAAAGCGACGTCGCGTGCCTGATCGATCCCGACGCCGGCAGCTATTCGCGACGTGAACGTCTCGCGCTCCAGTTCCTGGTGCGTCTGTGTACCGAACCCGATGCGATCACGCCGGCGACCTATGTCGAATTGGCCGAGGCGTTTTCGGTCGCGGAGATCGTCGAACTGGGCTGGACCTGCGCACAGACGATGGCGGGGCATCGATTCATGCACACACTGGATCTGCTGGGTGACGGCGAGGCCGTTCTTGGATGA
- a CDS encoding NAD(P)-dependent oxidoreductase, producing MRVGFIGLGDQGGPMARMIVDAGFPVTLWARRASAIERFVARGAGVAADPAALASACELVCLCVTGDADVRELLIDRGMIAALRKRSLVAIHSTINPKTCVELARMVSARGATLLDMPVSGSGHAALARKLLVMTGGDAGAIARTMPVLESYAGTIIRMGDVGAAMNAKLVNNLMAVVNIGQAFHALALGRKVGVEPAALRQALMVGTGRSFAIDLIARLHVPKRAHHVRGVLVKDVDLAIDAMPADERAYWRPLAQAGLDALEQLISGGVTLLPAKEEEHGEYIVYGTA from the coding sequence ATGCGGGTCGGATTCATCGGTCTGGGCGATCAGGGCGGCCCGATGGCGCGCATGATCGTGGATGCGGGCTTTCCGGTCACTCTTTGGGCACGGCGTGCGTCCGCGATCGAGCGGTTCGTGGCGCGCGGGGCAGGGGTTGCGGCAGATCCTGCGGCGCTGGCGTCAGCCTGCGAACTGGTCTGCCTGTGCGTGACCGGTGATGCCGATGTGCGTGAACTGCTGATCGATCGCGGCATGATCGCGGCTCTGCGCAAGCGAAGCCTGGTCGCGATCCATTCGACCATCAACCCGAAAACCTGCGTCGAGCTGGCGCGAATGGTTTCCGCCCGGGGCGCCACCTTGCTCGATATGCCGGTGTCGGGATCAGGGCATGCCGCGCTCGCGCGCAAATTGCTGGTGATGACGGGGGGCGATGCCGGCGCGATCGCGCGAACCATGCCGGTGCTCGAGAGCTACGCAGGAACGATCATCCGCATGGGGGATGTCGGCGCCGCGATGAATGCGAAGCTGGTCAACAACCTGATGGCCGTGGTCAATATCGGCCAGGCATTCCACGCGCTCGCGCTCGGCCGGAAGGTGGGAGTCGAGCCCGCGGCGCTGCGCCAGGCGCTGATGGTGGGAACCGGGCGCAGCTTTGCCATCGATCTGATCGCGCGGCTGCATGTGCCAAAGCGCGCGCATCATGTGCGAGGGGTATTGGTGAAGGATGTCGACCTGGCGATCGATGCGATGCCGGCGGACGAACGCGCCTATTGGCGGCCGCTGGCTCAGGCCGGGTTGGATGCACTCGAACAACTGATCTCCGGCGGGGTGACGCTGCTGCCGGCGAAGGAGGAGGAACATGGCGAATATATCGTCTATGGCACGGCCTGA